GTTTGAATCTCATAAAGAGAGGCAGTAACACATACTTTCTTTCATGTTTACCTCAAGTCGCTCTTCTTGACGAAGGATTCAGCGAATTTGTAGCCAGGCATCTCACTGGATTATTCATTGACAAACCGAGAATTGATCCATCGGATAATCTTTTCCAACTCTATGAAGGCGGATTCAAAGAAGTTGAAAGTATGTTTATAAGTTTAGGAAGAGATCCTAGGAAGTTGTTAGATAAAGTAACAACAATTATAATAGATCGTATAGAGAACGATGAGAATCCATACGTCATTAACATACAGTTTTAAAAACTGAGCGACAGAAACATCGCTATCATGAATCTATACGTTTCCTGGAATAGAGAAGGATGGTTTTATGAATGAGGAGATTGAGATAAAGGTTATTTTGAAGAACCCTGATCATGTGGAGAAACGACTCAAAGAGATAGGCAAATTAATCAAAGAGGAAGAGCAAAAAGACGAATATTTTGTTCCTAAGGATAATGACTTTTTTGCCGAACATCCTACAAGAGAATACCTACGGATAAGGTACAAAGGAGACACGAGTAAACTGTGTTACCACTACTGTCACTATGATGACAAAGGCGAACTTTTGAAGACGGACGAATATGAGACCGAGATCAAAGATCCAGAGATGATGGCAACGATCTTGAAGAATTTAAATTTTGTCAAACGTGTGACCGTAGTAAAACACAGGACCTATTATGAATACAAAGGGTTTGAAGTTCTCATAGATAAAGTAGACGGGTTAGGGTGTTTCTTAGAAGTAGAAGCCAAGGAAAACTCCTTTCCTTCAAACATAACAGTAGAAGAAGTACGTAATAGTTGTTACGAAATCCTGAAAGAGATCGGTGCTGAGTGGGAACGTGTTCCACGCGGAGGATATCCTGACTTATTGATAAGAAGACAAAGGTCATCTTAAAGAATGTTAACTCAGATACCGGACTGTTTTAATTGTGTGGGTTACTGTTTCAGTATGCTTCAATAAAACCTGATTTTATCGAGGTATTGAACAAACAGAATTTAAAGTTTGCTTTACAGCTAATATGGGTGGTCTTATGGAAAGGTATTCGCGACGTTCTGGAAGATTGACCGGTATTATTGGGCCTATGTTTTCTGGTAAGACAACCGAGTTATTTCGCCGTGCAAAACGTCTGACATTGGCGGGTAAGGAATGGCGTGCATTTAAACCCTGGATCGATCAAAGATATTCTAAGGAGGATATCGTTACGCATGACCTAAACACATTGAAGTGTACGGTTGTTAGAAGGTCCGAAGAAGTGGTCTATCACCTTGAGAAGATTGGGTTTAACGTGGCCGCGACGTTCTTAGACGAGACACAGTTCTTTGATTCTGGGATTATCGAAGCGATAGAGCATATATTAAGACATGGCGTTGATGTGGTTTATGCTGCGTTATCCTCTACTTCGGAGGGTCGGCCGTTTCCGTTTTCAGATGGGAAAAAACACGTGGGAGATCTCTTAGCCCTTCCACACGAAGATATAGTAGTGCTCAAGGCAGTGTGCACGCGTTGTGGAGAGGATGCAGTATTTACCTTTTATATAGGGTCTGAGGAGAAGACGGGTGTGGTTAAGGTTGGCGGTAGCGAATCTTATACTGCTCTATGCAGGGATTGTTATTACAAGATGTTCGATAGCAAGAGAGGAATAGATAAGAAGTAAGTACACGGTAGGACTTTCTCTTCTTTCTCTTATTAAGTCTTGGTGGGTTTTCTCACGTAGATTAAAGGATATAATCTGGGAATAGAACATGAACTTCTCGGCAGAAGAAACTAATCCTCTGACGAAACGATCAGTAAACATCCACAGAGACACGTAACTTATGGATAACAGGTTCTGTAGAAATCGTTTTTAGTTTGGTTATTTTTATCTCGGGTAAAGGGTTGGATGGGATAGTTCGGTAACCAGTTCCAGCCCCTCCGAGATTATATACCCAACATCAACACACCCCTACTAATTATGAATATATATGTTTCCGGTTAGATTACAGGGTTTCGGAACTACTCTCTTCTGAAAAGTAGGTAGGGGGAACTTAAAAAAGGATTATATGAGTTTGGAAAGAAACCCAGCAGGATGAGAAAAAGAAAGTTAAACTTAAGCACATGGTTTATAACTTATATTAGGAATATATTAGGAAAATTATATTTATTTAGAGGTTTTCTACAGAGCCGGATAACACAACTCCTTTTAAATACCAAAAGAAATATATAGACCAAATGAACTTCAATCTGTTGGTGATAAAGTGGAACCTGAAAAAACATCCGAGAAAGACAACGAAGGAGTGCAATTTCCGGAACCTGTGGTTGGGGGAGTGATAATCAACAGAGAAGGCAAAATCCTTCTTATCAAATCACATAAATGGAGTAATAAATACGTGATTCCGGGAGGTCATATAGAACTGGGTGAACATGCAGTTGACGCTTTGAAAAGAGAGATTAAAGAAGAGACCGGTTTGGATGTGTACGATATAAGATTTTTAGGATTTCAGGAATGTATATTTGATGAGAATTATTGGAAGAGAAAACATTTCATACTGTTAGATTTTGTGTGCAAAACAGATTCCAATGACGTGAAACTTAATGATGAAGGCGAAGAATTTATCTGGGTTACCCCTAACGAAGCATTAAAACTAGACCTTGAACCGTATACCCGAAAGGCTATTGAGACCTATCTTGCAAGAGTACAAAAAGATTAGACGTGTTTAACGAACCGTATCGAGTGGCCATCGACTATTTAAAACACAACCTAGACGAACTTATAGGAAGGGGTGTGTTCATGGGAAAGATAATCCGAGTAGACAAGAGTATAATACCCGCATGCGATGTACCTTTAAATACCTATGAGGAGATTGTAAGAGAAACTGCAGATATAGAGAGGATAGGTGGGTATAAGATAGGTTTCTCTTTAGCCCTAAAATACGGTTTACCGAAGATCGTTGAGATAACAAGAAGGTACACGGATAAACCTATCATCTACGATCATCAAAAGGCTGGAACAGACATCCCTGATACAGGTCCCATGTTCATGCGGGTGTGTAAGGATGCTGGGATAGACGCTGTTATACTGTTTCCCCAGGCAGGACCAGAAACCGAAAAGGCATGGATCAGGTCTGCTTTTGACCAGGGGTTAGGGGTTATTGTTGGAGGGTTGATGACGCATCCAAAATACATCAGAAGTGAAGGCGGTTACATTAGAGATGAGGCTATCATGGAGATGTATTCGCTCGCGGCTGAGTTAGGGGTAACCGATTTTGTTGTTCCTGGGAATAAACCGGAAGTAATAGGGCGGATAAAAAGAATGTTGGAAGATAAGGGTGTTTCACCCATCTTCTACGCACCCGGTTTTGTGGCACAGGGCGGCGATATCTCAGAAGTCGGTAAGGTGATCGGTAATAGTTGGCATGCGTTTGTAGGGAGAGGGATCTATCAAGCTAAGGATGTAAGGCAAACCGTCCTAGAATTAATAAGTAGACTATAAAACTTAGAGGTCAAATCTCATTTATGATGTCCCTTTGCAATAAGATAAGAAGAGATCATGATGACCATACCGCCTATTGCCTGTATCGGAGTAAGGACGTTTCTAAGCCAAAGATAAGCAAAAATCGCTCCAGGAACCGGGGCAAGTTGTAGAAGCGAACTCACGATCCATGGTTTCGTGTACTTTAGGGCGGAATAGAAGGTATACAAACTCAATACACTAAACAACACAACGTATACAAGGATCATCCACCAAGTATTTACTCCTATGTTTGTTATATCATGAAACAAGAATAGGGAAACGATTAAAAGGAGAACACCGCCTATCAGGTTAGTAGTTAACGTTAACTCAACCGAATTGATCTTCTTCATCGCCTTTATACTTGGGAGATAAGATAAAGACATACAGAAAACACCTGACATGACCAACAGGTCACCGATTTGAAGTTTCTCACCGAGGGAGTTAATATCAAGATTGGTGGATAATAAGAACACTCCGAAAAGTAAAGATAGTATCAAAAGGGATTGTTTTTTGTCTATCTTTTCATCTAAGAACTTCCAACCAAGAATGGTGACAAATACAGGGTCCAGTCCTAGTAAGAAGACAGCGCGTACAGCAGTGGTGAGGCTAAACCCTGTCAATAACAGAACTGTTCCGCACAGGTTTCTGGTGATTACGACACCCATTATATCAGAGAAGCCGTTCCTTATCCTGTTTAGATTAATCTTCTCCTTCAACAATACAGAAAGAAGGATCAAGAAAGGAACCGATAACAACATGTAGACAGAAGCGAACAGAATAGGAGGAATCTGTTTTGATATCTGGGTTCCGACCACAGTCGCCAAACCCATGACTACCGCAGAGGCTACCGCAAGATAAGTTCCTTTTTTATGTTTGGATAAGGACATCGCAAATAATTTGATATCAAGTTTTATAAATGTATTTTCAGAAGATCTGCAATTTTTCCCCATCTATACTTATCTCCGAAAATCTATCCTTCCATAAATCATTCTATCCTGTTTACATCCCGTTCACAGAGGGAGATCTGCAGAACACCTCTTCATTCTAAGGAGACACCTACCTTCTTTAGTTCTTCTTTTAATTGTTCTGGGTTGTTAAACCGAATAGTCTTGATACCGAGTTGTCTGGCAGGTATTAGATTTCTCTCCTGGTCATCTATAAAGACACATTCCCCCGGTTCTACCTTGAGTTTATCCAGGACGTGTTTATACGCTTGCGGATCCGGTTTACACACACCGTACTCAAAGGAATAAAACTCATGATGGAAGAGTTCCGAGAGCATAAACTGTTCTCTACAGTATTCTATCCATTCTTTTGCATGTACAGAAAGCACTACTACAGTATATTTCTTTCTAAGTGCTTCTATGATTTCACGTGTGCCTTGTATCTCTTGAAAATTTTCCCTAACTTCTCTCTTTAACTTTTGAATGTCTAGGTTCCATCCTGTAACCGTTATAACCCTTTCCCAATATTCATCTTCGGTAATATTACCTTTAAAGAGTAATGTCAATTCAGGGATATGAAGACCTTCATACACCGTTTTAGGATCAAGATTCAATAGTTCAGCGATACGGCGCTCCACACCTAACAAACCTTTAAGATAGACTTCCGCGAGATCGAAGATGATTACCTTCACCATACCATCCCCTGTTATTTTTTGTATATTTTCATGTTTATAAACATTTGGGGTCTGGTTAACCCGTTTCCAAATTAATTTTTATCGCCTCTTATTCTTTTTTCAACTTCTTTCATGAAGTTTTTCCAACTAATGAATTTCCTTCTACAGGTATTTATGGAAGGTAGCCAACCGAAATCATTAGGATACTCTTTTTTCAACATTATCCATTCTTTTGTGGATGGTAGATGACCCAGGAAATAACTCGCCATCACACCCGCGTTCAATATTTCTTCACGTGTCCATACCCCACATTTATGTGTGGCCAAATAATCCTCAACCTCAAGATAATGTTTTGCAACCTCGTACCAAAAGTTATAGTAACCCTTAAACCTGTTTTGGAGGGTCACGATTGAAGGTAGGTTCATATCTTTTTCAGCACGTATCCATTCTGGATACGATGGAATTCTATTGAAGTGTTTGAACACACGATACCCTATCTCAATAAGTTTCTCATAAGGATATTTCATATCTGTGAAATCCAATTTTTCTCT
This portion of the Candidatus Micrarchaeota archaeon genome encodes:
- a CDS encoding HAD family phosphatase, giving the protein MVKVIIFDLAEVYLKGLLGVERRIAELLNLDPKTVYEGLHIPELTLLFKGNITEDEYWERVITVTGWNLDIQKLKREVRENFQEIQGTREIIEALRKKYTVVVLSVHAKEWIEYCREQFMLSELFHHEFYSFEYGVCKPDPQAYKHVLDKLKVEPGECVFIDDQERNLIPARQLGIKTIRFNNPEQLKEELKKVGVSLE
- a CDS encoding orotidine 5'-phosphate decarboxylase, with translation MGKIIRVDKSIIPACDVPLNTYEEIVRETADIERIGGYKIGFSLALKYGLPKIVEITRRYTDKPIIYDHQKAGTDIPDTGPMFMRVCKDAGIDAVILFPQAGPETEKAWIRSAFDQGLGVIVGGLMTHPKYIRSEGGYIRDEAIMEMYSLAAELGVTDFVVPGNKPEVIGRIKRMLEDKGVSPIFYAPGFVAQGGDISEVGKVIGNSWHAFVGRGIYQAKDVRQTVLELISRL
- a CDS encoding NUDIX domain-containing protein; its protein translation is MQFPEPVVGGVIINREGKILLIKSHKWSNKYVIPGGHIELGEHAVDALKREIKEETGLDVYDIRFLGFQECIFDENYWKRKHFILLDFVCKTDSNDVKLNDEGEEFIWVTPNEALKLDLEPYTRKAIETYLARVQKD
- a CDS encoding DMT family transporter, with protein sequence MSLSKHKKGTYLAVASAVVMGLATVVGTQISKQIPPILFASVYMLLSVPFLILLSVLLKEKINLNRIRNGFSDIMGVVITRNLCGTVLLLTGFSLTTAVRAVFLLGLDPVFVTILGWKFLDEKIDKKQSLLILSLLFGVFLLSTNLDINSLGEKLQIGDLLVMSGVFCMSLSYLPSIKAMKKINSVELTLTTNLIGGVLLLIVSLFLFHDITNIGVNTWWMILVYVVLFSVLSLYTFYSALKYTKPWIVSSLLQLAPVPGAIFAYLWLRNVLTPIQAIGGMVIMISSYLIAKGHHK
- the cyaB gene encoding class IV adenylate cyclase; translation: MNEEIEIKVILKNPDHVEKRLKEIGKLIKEEEQKDEYFVPKDNDFFAEHPTREYLRIRYKGDTSKLCYHYCHYDDKGELLKTDEYETEIKDPEMMATILKNLNFVKRVTVVKHRTYYEYKGFEVLIDKVDGLGCFLEVEAKENSFPSNITVEEVRNSCYEILKEIGAEWERVPRGGYPDLLIRRQRSS
- a CDS encoding thymidine kinase, producing MERYSRRSGRLTGIIGPMFSGKTTELFRRAKRLTLAGKEWRAFKPWIDQRYSKEDIVTHDLNTLKCTVVRRSEEVVYHLEKIGFNVAATFLDETQFFDSGIIEAIEHILRHGVDVVYAALSSTSEGRPFPFSDGKKHVGDLLALPHEDIVVLKAVCTRCGEDAVFTFYIGSEEKTGVVKVGGSESYTALCRDCYYKMFDSKRGIDKK